TCGGCTTCGAGGTTCGCAACGACGTCGGCTACGACGGGCTGAGGTGGCTCACGGTCGGCCCGCCCGGCCAGCCCGAGACGTCGATCGTGCTGCATCCGCCGGCGACCGACCCCGGTATCACCGACGTCGAGCGCCAGACGATCCTCGAGCTCATCGCGAAGGGCAGCTACGCGGCGCTGACACTGGCCAGCGACGACGTCGACGCGCTGTTCGAACGCCTCGTCGAGCGCGGCGCCGACGTCGTCCAGGAGCCGATCGACCAGCCCTACGGGGTTCGCGACTGCGCCTTCCGCGACCCCGCAGGCAATCTGCTCCGTATTAACCAAGCCGCCTGATCTCTCCACCGACCACAGGAAGGACGCCGATGACAACGGACGAGCACCCCGCCGACACCCACGACCTGATCCGCGTGCAGGGCGCGCGCGAGAACAATCTGAAGGACGTCAGCGTCGACATCCCGAAGCGCCGCCTCACCGTGTTCACCGGCGTGTCCGGTTCGGGGAAGAGCTCGCTCGTCTTCGACACGATCGCTGCCGAGTCGCGGCGCATGATCGACGAGACCTACAGTGCCTTCGTCCAAGGCTTCATGCCCTCGGTTCCACGACCCGACGTCGACGTGCTCGAGGGACTGACGACGGCGATCATCGTCGACCAGGAACGCCTCGGCGCGAACCCGCGATCGACCGTCGGCACCGTGACCGACGCGAACGCGATGCTGCGCATCCTGTTCAGCAAGCTCGGACAGCCCTACATCGGCGGGCCGACGGCATTCTCGTTCAACATCCCGACGCAGAAGGCCAGCGGCGTGATGACCGGCCCGGGAGGGGCGAAGAAGATCGTGAAGGACGCGATCTATCTCGGCGGCATGTGCCCACGCTGCGAAGGCAGGGGAGCGGTATCCGATATCGACCTCGCCCAGATCGTCGATGAGACGAAGTCTCTCGACGAAGGTGCCATCATGGTGCCCGGCTACACCGCCGACGGATGGATGGTGAAGGGTTTCTCCCAGTCGGGGTTCTATCCGGGCGACAAGCCGATCTCGCAGTTCACCGAGAAGCAGCGTCACCTCTTCCTCTACGGCGAGGTCACGAAGGTGAAGATCTCCGGGATCAACATGACCTATGAGGGTCTCATCCCGAAGATCACCAAGTCGATGCTGTCGAAAGACCTCGATGCGCTGCAGCCACACGTCCGTGCCTTCGTCGAGCGTGTCGCCACCTTCGCGGTCTGCCCGGAGTGCGACGGCACCCGCCTGACCGAAGGTGCGCGCTCCTCGAAGATCGAGGGGGTGAGCATCGCCGACGCCTGCCGCATGCAGGTCACGGATCTGGCCGACTGGGTGCGAGGACTCGATCTTCCCGAAGCGGTCCCGCTGCTGCAGGCGCTCAGCGCCAACCTCGACGCCTTCGTCACGCTGGGGCTCGGTTACCTCAGTCTGGAACGACCCTCCGGCACGCTGTCCGGGGGAGAGGCGCAGCGCATCAAGATGCTCCGGCACCTCGGCTCTTCGCTCACCGACATCACCTACGTCTTCGACGAGCCGACGATCGGCCTGCACCCGCACGACATCCAGCGCATGAACGGGCTCCTGCTCCAGCTGCGCGACAAGGGCAACACCGTGCTGGTCGTGGAACACAAGCCCGAAACCATCGTGATCGGCGACCACGTGGTCGACCTGGGGCCTGGTGCGGGAAACGCCGGTGGCGAGATCTGCTTCGAGGGCACGGTCGAGGGGCTGAAGGCGAGCGGCACGAAGACCGGCGAGCATCTCGACGACAGGGCACAGTTGAAGGATGCGGTGCGCTCGGGCACGGGAGCCATCGAGGTGCGAGGGGCGACCGCGAACAACCTGCAGGCCGTCGATGTCGACATCCCGACCGGCGTGCTCACGGTCGTGACGGGAGTGGCTGGCTCCGGCAAGAGTTCGCTCATCCACGGATCGGTCTCGAACCGCGACGGTGTCGTGTCGATCGATCAGGCGGCGATCAAGGGGTCCCGCCGCAGCAACCCCGCGACCTACACGGGGCTTCTCGAGCCGATCCGCAAGGCGTTCGCGAAGGCCAACGGCGTCAAGCCCGCTCTGTTCAGCGCGAACTCCGAGGGCGCCTGCCCCTCATGCAAGGGTGCGGGCGTCATCATCACCGAGCTCGGCTTCATGGACACCATCGAGACGCCGTGCGAAGACTGCGGAGGCAAGCGCTTCCAGGTCGGCGTGCTCGAGTACAAGCTCGCGGGCAAGGACATCACCGAGGTTCTCGACCTCCCGGTCTCCGAGGCCCGGGTGTTCTTCAGTGAGGGAGAGGCCAAGCTGCCCGCGGCCGCGGCCATCCTCGGCCGGTTGGAAGACGTGGGGCTCGGTTATCTCTCGCTTGGACAGCCGCTGTCCACGCTGTCGGGTGGCGAACGTCAGCGCATCAAGCTGGCGATCCAGATGGGGGAGAAGGGGGACGTGTACGTGCTCGACGAGCCCACCACGGGCCTTCACCTGGCGGATGTCGACAAGATCCTCGGCCTCCTGGATCGACTCGTCGACGCCGGGAAGACCGTGATCGTGATCGAGCACCATCAGGCGGTCATGGCGCACGCGGATTGGATCATCGACATCGGGCCCGGAGCCGGTCATGACGGCGGCAAGGTCGTCTTCGAGGGAACACCGACAGATTTGGTATCCCAAAAATCGACGTTGACGGGGGAGCACCTCGCAGCCTACGTCGGCGGCTGAGAGGAGTCGGGGGCGCCTCACCTGAGGCGCCCCCGATGCTCGGACCCTCGGGGAAGTCGACTCAGTCCCGCCGGGCGATGATCGTGTAGGTGCACGGCATCAGATCGCGTTCGGCCTCGGGCCAGGCATAGCCGCCGGCGACCTCGACCATGCGGTCGCTGAACTGCCATGGCAGGGTCCGGCCCTCGTCGAAGTGCAAGAGGCGTAGACCTGCGCGCAGCAGCGCGCCGAGGATCTCGGACAACGAGTGGGGCCACTCGTAGGTGCGCGCGTGGGAGATACGACCGTCGCCGGCATAAGTGGAGTCGTCATCCCACTGCTGCGCATGCCCGGTCGCGAAATACGGATACCGCGTGGTCAGGCCCACGGCATCCTCATCCAACGCGTAGAGGGCGGGATGGCCGTCGCGGATGAAGAACATGCCGCCGGGGCGCAACAGCGCGACGATCTGGGCGGCCCACCGGTCAAGGTCGTCGAGCCAGGTGATCGTCCCGATACTCGTGTAGACGACGTCGAAGTCGCCGACGACGGCGGCCCGCGCATCGAGGACATCGGTCTCCACCCACGTGGCCTCGACCCCCAGACGCGTCGTGAGCTGACTGGCTGTGTGAAGCGCCGACGGCGCGAAGTCGACGCCCGTCACCCTCGCGCCGGCGCGAGCCAGCGAGACGGTGTCGGTGCCGATGTGGCACTGCAGGTGGCACAGGTCGAGTCCGGACAGACCGCCCGACGGAAGGAATGCAGACATCGCGGCGAGATCGTCGCGAACGACATCACTCAGATGATCCGGATCGTCGAACGCTTCGAGTCCGTACGCTTCCTCGTGCACAGGAACGCGATCTTCCCAGTTCGCCTGGTTCGCCCGCCGTGCAGATTCCCAGTCGATGTCGACATTGCTTCCATTCACGGTGCGAGCCTATCGAGTGCCGCATTCCGGCGAGGAGCAATATCCGATAATGCACATTATGTCAGCAAGCGGAAAACCCACCTATCCCCGATCGCCGAAGATCTGCCGTGCGCGGACCACGATGTCGTCGAGACGGGATTGCAGATAGGGACCGGGGCATTCGGTCCCCGACCACGTTTCGCGGTGAGAGATGACGTGGGCTCGGTCGATCGTGAACGACACCGGCACGCCGTCCAGACTCTTGCCGTCGAAGGTCGCAAGCCACGCGATCATCTGCGCGAGTTCTTCGAGTTGCGCCTCCGTCACCGCGTACTCAGGTGCCCCGCTGGCGTTGAGAGTCTCCACCGCGACGGACCGCCAGTTCCAGTCAGCGCCGGTTGTGGACGGTTTCGCGGACGGACGAATCAACTCGATGACGGAACCATCGTTTCGTAGGTAGAAGGTCGGTGCTGATGATCGCTTGTTGCAGCGGGACAGGAAGTCCAATTGGTCCGCCGTCGTCCCCGTGTGGTGGATGATGAACCGGTCGATGACCGGTCTCACCACGTGGCCGTCGCTTCCCGCGGTGTCGCGGTTGGCCCGGTTCGTGGGATTCGCACAGTCCGTGAACCCGAGAGGCGCCTCGAGGCCGCGAACCGCGCGCTCGTAGACAGGGTCGTACTCCGGAAGCCCTCGCGGATTGTCCGGGTCCACTGCCGGCGTCGCATCGTCGGGGCCCTCAGCAGTCGTGGTGAGCCAGATCCCCACTGCGGTCACGGCCGCCCCCGCGCCGGCAGCGATGAGAAACCGCCTTCGGGTATGCGCCTCCGGGCGCACAGCAGGCTCGGGCGGGTGAGAGTGCGGCATCTGCCCATTCAACACGGCCAGCCGTCACCAGGCGTGATGATCACCGAACTGCCCGCCGCGGGTTGCGAGAATGGTTCGATGGCTGACACCGGCAGTGACTCCACCCGTCTCGTCATCTTGCGCGGCGATGCGGCGTCGGGCAAGACGACGACGGCGACGGCGCTGCGGCCGAAGCTCGGTGAGCGGGTGGCTCTCATCTCGCAGGATCACTTTCGCCGGGAGCTGCTGCACGACCCCGATCGGCTGAGGCGGTCCAGGGATGCGAGCGTCCTGATCGTCGGCGCTGCCAGACAGGCACTCGACCTCGGATACGACGTGATTCTCGATGGCGTCTTCAATCTGCGCGATTACTCCGACGTCTTCGAGAGCTTATATCGCGACCACCGCGGGACGACGTGCATCTACCAGTTCGACGTCGGTCTCGACGAGACGGTCCGGCGCCACGCGGGGAGGCCTCTCGCGAACGACTTCGGTGAGGACAGGATCCGCGAATGGCACGACGGGTGGCAACCACTCCCCTGGTTCGATGAGCGACGGGTCGGACCGGAGACGACTACCGCAGAACTCGTGACAATCATCGTGGAAGACCTCGGCGGCGGCATGCGCATGTGACTGCGCCACGCACGATCACCGGGTGGCGGAGGAGGTCGAGATCGACAAGTCCGCCCTCCTGCGCTAGCGCGGTCGCAGCTGGCTGTAGACGAGCATGTCCTTGCGCTCATCACCGATCGTCTGCCACGTGCCCGGAGGAGTAGCGTTGAGGGGTGCAGCAGGTCTCCCACTCCCCCGTCTCGACACCGGGGTGGCGAGCATGGCTGATCTGGTCTGTCGGGGTCGCGGCATATGTGCTCGCGATCACGAACCGCACATCCCTCGGGGCCGTCGGTGTCGAAGCGGCGGACCGGTTTCAAGCGGATGCGTCGACGCTGGCGCTGTTCGCCGTGGTGCAGCTCGCCGTCTACGGCGGCATGCAGATTCCCGTCGGCATTCTGCTGGATCGCTTCGGGTCGCGTCCGATCATGACGATCGGCATGTTGCTCATGGCCGCGGGTCAGCTGACCATGGCGCTCTCCCCCAGCATCGGCATCGCGATCTTCGCACGCGTGCTGCTCGGCGCAGGCGACGCCGCGATCTTCCCCGCCGTCCTGCGTCTGGTGGCGACCTGGTTTCCTGCGCAACGAGGGCCGATCATGGTCCAGTTCACCGGCATCATCGGCCAGACCGGCCAGCTGATCGCGCTGGTTCCCGTCGCTGCGCTCCTGCACGCCACCAGCTGGAGCATCACCTTCGGCAGCATCGCCGGCCTCGGCGTGCTCTTCACCATCCTCGTCGCCCTGGTCATCCGCAACCATCCCGCAGAGCGCGGTGCCGACGTGACCGTGGACACCGATACCGGCGTCATCCGCGTCGTCACCTCCGCGATAGATACCGGCGTCGGCATACGCGCAGCGTGGGCGCACCCGGGAACCCGTCTCGCGTTCTGGTCTCACTTCACCACGCCGTTCGCAGGCACCGCGTTCGTCCTCCTCTGGGGTATGCCGTTCCTCACCGCTGCGGAGGGACTCGATACCGCGCACGCCGCCGGCATCATCTCGGTATATGTCATTGCAGGCATGCTTCTCGGGCCGATCATCGGCGATCTCTCCCGCCGTCTGCCGAATCACCGATCCCTCGCTCTCGTGCTCCCCGCCGTCGGAGTGCAGATGGTCGCCTGGATAGCCGTCATCGCCCTGCCAGGCACCGCACCGATCTGGCTCCTGTACGTGCTGGCCATCGCGCTCGCGACCGGCGGACCCGCATCGATGATCGCCTTCGACCACGCGCGGACGCACAACCCGTCCCACAGGCTCAGCACGGCAACGGGGGTGACGAACGCCGGCGGCTTCATCGCCGCACTCATCGCCATCTTCCTGATCGGACTCGCCCTCGACCTCCAGGGCGCCGGCACTCCCGAGACCTATTCGCTGGATGCCTTCCGGATCGCGTTCCTCATGCCGATCCCCCTCTGGATCATCGGCACCGTGTTCATCCTCATCGAACGCAAGCGGACGCGAATCCGCATGGGTCTGGATCCCGAACGGCGGCGCTGAACCTCAATCCGCACAGCGTTTCCCGCTGCGTGGCTCGAAATCGGCGGGCGGAGTCCGGTGCGGTCACGGCGGCGCTGACGACGGTGAGATCAAGGACCGCGCGAGGTCCAGCCGGAGGGAAGCGGCCCCTCCTGCGCGGCTCGCTCTCGGTCGACCTGTGCGGACCAGCCCTGTGCACGGTCGACCGTGTCGAACGCACCCCGAGCCAGTCGGAGACCGACATCCTCATGATGGATGCGCGGTGCTCCCCCACGGCGGACAGATGCCCGCACGCTCCAGGCGTCGTCGGCGAACCCGCCGCCACGGAACACGCGGTAGTCGTCGTAGCGGGCGGGGTCCAACAGGTCCCAGCACCATTCCCAGACGTTGCCGAGCGTGTCGAAGAGACCGTGGAGGTTCGGCAGTTTGCCGCCGATGTTCTGCGGCGACGAGACGCCGTCCGCGCTCGTCCACGCGGCGTCGGCCAGAGGCGCATAGTGCGGTCCGGTGGAACCGGCCCGGCACGCGAACTCCCACTCCGCTTCGGTGGGCAACCGGTACCCGTCTGCGGTCGTGTCCCAGGAGACGTCCTCACCATCGAACAGGTAGACCCGATCCAGGCCCTCCCACTCGGATGCGGCGTTGCAGAAGTGGATGGCGCGCAGCCAGCTGAGGTCGGATGCGGGGCGACGAGGGTGGCGCACCGGGATGCCGAGCACCTCTGCGAGCTGCTCCTCCGTCACCGGATACACGCCGATCTCGAAGGGCTCCAGCGTGACCACGCGCTGCTCCTCGCGGCGTGCGTCCCGCAGTGTCAGCACGCCGGCGGGGATGCGGGCGAACTCGAAGGCGCTCACCGGTCCCCCGCGTCCGAGCGTCGGACTCGATTCACGAGGGCACTCGCTCTACCCAGGACGGGAA
The DNA window shown above is from Microbacterium maritypicum and carries:
- a CDS encoding class I SAM-dependent methyltransferase, which produces MNGSNVDIDWESARRANQANWEDRVPVHEEAYGLEAFDDPDHLSDVVRDDLAAMSAFLPSGGLSGLDLCHLQCHIGTDTVSLARAGARVTGVDFAPSALHTASQLTTRLGVEATWVETDVLDARAAVVGDFDVVYTSIGTITWLDDLDRWAAQIVALLRPGGMFFIRDGHPALYALDEDAVGLTTRYPYFATGHAQQWDDDSTYAGDGRISHARTYEWPHSLSEILGALLRAGLRLLHFDEGRTLPWQFSDRMVEVAGGYAWPEAERDLMPCTYTIIARRD
- a CDS encoding formylglycine-generating enzyme family protein, translated to MSAFEFARIPAGVLTLRDARREEQRVVTLEPFEIGVYPVTEEQLAEVLGIPVRHPRRPASDLSWLRAIHFCNAASEWEGLDRVYLFDGEDVSWDTTADGYRLPTEAEWEFACRAGSTGPHYAPLADAAWTSADGVSSPQNIGGKLPNLHGLFDTLGNVWEWCWDLLDPARYDDYRVFRGGGFADDAWSVRASVRRGGAPRIHHEDVGLRLARGAFDTVDRAQGWSAQVDRERAAQEGPLPSGWTSRGP
- a CDS encoding peptidoglycan recognition protein family protein, which encodes MRPVIDRFIIHHTGTTADQLDFLSRCNKRSSAPTFYLRNDGSVIELIRPSAKPSTTGADWNWRSVAVETLNASGAPEYAVTEAQLEELAQMIAWLATFDGKSLDGVPVSFTIDRAHVISHRETWSGTECPGPYLQSRLDDIVVRARQIFGDRG
- a CDS encoding AAA family ATPase is translated as MADTGSDSTRLVILRGDAASGKTTTATALRPKLGERVALISQDHFRRELLHDPDRLRRSRDASVLIVGAARQALDLGYDVILDGVFNLRDYSDVFESLYRDHRGTTCIYQFDVGLDETVRRHAGRPLANDFGEDRIREWHDGWQPLPWFDERRVGPETTTAELVTIIVEDLGGGMRM
- a CDS encoding VOC family protein yields the protein MNIRIHYAFLPHTDAEAALGFYRDALGFEVRNDVGYDGLRWLTVGPPGQPETSIVLHPPATDPGITDVERQTILELIAKGSYAALTLASDDVDALFERLVERGADVVQEPIDQPYGVRDCAFRDPAGNLLRINQAA
- a CDS encoding ATP-binding cassette domain-containing protein, translating into MTTDEHPADTHDLIRVQGARENNLKDVSVDIPKRRLTVFTGVSGSGKSSLVFDTIAAESRRMIDETYSAFVQGFMPSVPRPDVDVLEGLTTAIIVDQERLGANPRSTVGTVTDANAMLRILFSKLGQPYIGGPTAFSFNIPTQKASGVMTGPGGAKKIVKDAIYLGGMCPRCEGRGAVSDIDLAQIVDETKSLDEGAIMVPGYTADGWMVKGFSQSGFYPGDKPISQFTEKQRHLFLYGEVTKVKISGINMTYEGLIPKITKSMLSKDLDALQPHVRAFVERVATFAVCPECDGTRLTEGARSSKIEGVSIADACRMQVTDLADWVRGLDLPEAVPLLQALSANLDAFVTLGLGYLSLERPSGTLSGGEAQRIKMLRHLGSSLTDITYVFDEPTIGLHPHDIQRMNGLLLQLRDKGNTVLVVEHKPETIVIGDHVVDLGPGAGNAGGEICFEGTVEGLKASGTKTGEHLDDRAQLKDAVRSGTGAIEVRGATANNLQAVDVDIPTGVLTVVTGVAGSGKSSLIHGSVSNRDGVVSIDQAAIKGSRRSNPATYTGLLEPIRKAFAKANGVKPALFSANSEGACPSCKGAGVIITELGFMDTIETPCEDCGGKRFQVGVLEYKLAGKDITEVLDLPVSEARVFFSEGEAKLPAAAAILGRLEDVGLGYLSLGQPLSTLSGGERQRIKLAIQMGEKGDVYVLDEPTTGLHLADVDKILGLLDRLVDAGKTVIVIEHHQAVMAHADWIIDIGPGAGHDGGKVVFEGTPTDLVSQKSTLTGEHLAAYVGG
- a CDS encoding MFS transporter, whose protein sequence is MQQVSHSPVSTPGWRAWLIWSVGVAAYVLAITNRTSLGAVGVEAADRFQADASTLALFAVVQLAVYGGMQIPVGILLDRFGSRPIMTIGMLLMAAGQLTMALSPSIGIAIFARVLLGAGDAAIFPAVLRLVATWFPAQRGPIMVQFTGIIGQTGQLIALVPVAALLHATSWSITFGSIAGLGVLFTILVALVIRNHPAERGADVTVDTDTGVIRVVTSAIDTGVGIRAAWAHPGTRLAFWSHFTTPFAGTAFVLLWGMPFLTAAEGLDTAHAAGIISVYVIAGMLLGPIIGDLSRRLPNHRSLALVLPAVGVQMVAWIAVIALPGTAPIWLLYVLAIALATGGPASMIAFDHARTHNPSHRLSTATGVTNAGGFIAALIAIFLIGLALDLQGAGTPETYSLDAFRIAFLMPIPLWIIGTVFILIERKRTRIRMGLDPERRR